The DNA window GAGGTTAAGTTTTGAGCCATTTCAACCCGCTTAGAATCCTATGAACGTAGTCCTATGAACGTATCATAGTCATCCCTCAATCGACGAATGCAGTGCTCATTCATAGTGAAACCACCAGACACCGGTATTGGGCTGATCTTCTTGAACATATAAACAATCTCTAAACGACTCGAAAAGTTGTACGAACAAATTCTTGTCGTTAAATTGGTAGTAAGGCCCCAATTTTTTCTTGAGCGCCTGAGTAGCCAACTTTGCATTGTAGTGCGGAATTTTCGGGTGAAGATGATGGGCAATGTGTGTATCGTTGATATGGTGTATCCAGCTTACGGAACGGAACGTCAGTAACGGTGTCCGTACAGCGCTAAGGTTATATCAAAAATAGCGAATGCGTTTTGACACACCTGTCAATTAGCCATCCATACGATCGGTCGACCGTACAAAGCTGTCCTTTTATCCACGTAAAAGCGCCGCTCGAATAATGAGGAATGTTCGCACTAGAATGCTGCAGCTTTGTGACCAGTACCACCCACGCGTTCGTCACAAAATAGGGCAGAAAATAGAGCAAAAGCACCGGTACAAAACCGATTTGTTGTCCGCACCACCACAGAAATAATATCCAAGCAGTAATAGCTATATCGTTGATGACAACGTAGTTTCTCTGCTTCGATGTGTATAAAGAAGACCAGGGCCAAAAATGATTCACCCAGCCTTCGCGTTCTTCGTTTCCTGTGGCATTGAACAACAAATAGGCAGGCCATCCAAGTACTAAATGCTTGAAGATAGATGCGATAACTCGTCGAGTCGTCCAAGGTATGTATGACGTTGATTGTTCTCGCTTTACTGGAACGAAAACCTCATCTTTTGTAAGGTGGTTGGTGTAGTT is part of the Schistocerca gregaria isolate iqSchGreg1 unplaced genomic scaffold, iqSchGreg1.2 ptg000888l, whole genome shotgun sequence genome and encodes:
- the LOC126324549 gene encoding uncharacterized protein LOC126324549, which produces MDSNANNRINHGMYECPEAPFTVQQLIDTIPKKCFVRSYLKSFGYVLMDLASISALLLLGTFVYYRCALPTYLSVIFWTCYAFAQGTFMTGIWVLAHECGHGAFSPNSLVNDLVGLILHTVLIVPYWSWKFSHNLHHNYTNHLTKDEVFVPVKREQSTSYIPWTTRRVIASIFKHLVLGWPAYLLFNATGNEEREGWVNHFWPWSSLYTSKQRNYVVINDIAITAWILFLWWCGQQIGFVPVLLLYFLPYFVTNAWVVLVTKLQHSSANIPHYSSGAFTWIKGQLCTVDRSYGWLIDSWIHHINDTHIAHHLHPKIPHYNAKLATQALKKKLGPYYQFNDKNLFVQLFESFRDCLYVQEDQPNTGVWWFHYE